One genomic segment of Panicum virgatum strain AP13 chromosome 2N, P.virgatum_v5, whole genome shotgun sequence includes these proteins:
- the LOC120662211 gene encoding probable lysophospholipase BODYGUARD 4 produces MATLSMSPRRWSTWAGGVASSALAAAVFAVLDVVDVVLCLVYAVLDGILEESPVRCYCHRRSRGGGEQEEEVSETLYSRRSAIRGALLGLLGLVVRRSRDKGRACNKWRSPRWSDCGCKSCVAWRGTGSQPAGGRLHVVGKQPTSSSRDDGTDETAIFLHGFASSSSFWAETVFRESSILGSSGLLAVDLLGFGQSPKPGNCMYTLKDHVEAILNIIDIESSFHLVAHSMGCIIALALAAKHPTRVKSITLLAPPYFVACDEHTASQVALRRLAQKKLWPPLLFGSAVMSWYEHVGRTVCLLLCRNHRLWEWLIRLLTRKRGVDFRVRDLTRHTHHSAWHTMHNVICGGAGLQDTHLEAVQAAGIPVMLIHGVRDPVVPVDCSRHLKAKLPQAELRLMPGCDHATVVSGRERGFAEELAAFWSAAAGSYSYPRG; encoded by the exons ATGGCAACGTTATCGATGAGCCCCCGGCGGTGGTCCACatgggccggcggcgtggcgtcgtcggcgctcgccgccgccgtcttcgcGGTCCTGGACGTCGTCGACGTGGTCCTCTGCCTCGTGTACGCCGTCCTCGACGGCATCCTGGAGGAGAGCCCCGTGCGCTGCTACTGCCACAGgaggagccgcggcggcggcgagcaggaggaggaggtctcCGAGACGCTGTACTCGCGGAGGAGCGCCATCAGGGGCGCGCTGCTGGGGctcctggggctcgtcgtcAGGAGATCTAGAGACAAGGGGCGGGCGTGCAACAAGTGGCGCAGCCCCAGGTGGTCGGACTGCGGTTGCAAGTCTTGCGTCGCGTGGCGGGGCACGGGCAGCCAACCAGCAGGCGGCCGGCTGCACGTCGTCGGCAAGCAGCCAACAAGCAGCAGCAGAGACGATGGCACCGACGAGACTGCCATCTTCTTGCACGGCTTCGCGTCGTCGTCTTCCTTCTGGGCGGAGACGGTGTTCCGCGAATCCTCCATCCTCGGCAGCAGCGGGTTGTTGGCGGTGGATCTCCTTGGCTTCGGGCAGAGCCCCAAGCCGGGCAACTGCATGTACACACTGAAAGACCACGTGGAGGCCATCCTGAATATTATCGATATCGAATCCTCCTTCCACCTGGTCGCCCACTCCATGGGCTGCATCATCGCCCTCGCGCTGGCTGCCAAGCACCCAACCCGAGTCAAATCCATCACACTGCTCGCACCA CCCTACTTCGTGGCGTGCGATGAGCACACGGCGAGCCAGGTCGCGCTTCGCAGGCTGGCCCAGAAGAAGCTGTGGCCGCCGCTGCTCTTCGGCTCGGCGGTGATGTCGTGGTACGAGCACGTCGGCAGGACGGTGTGCTTGCTCCTCTGCAGGAACCACCGGCTGTGGGAGTGGCTCATCAGGCTCCTCACACGAAAGAGGGGTGTGGATTTCCGGGTGAGGGATCTGACGAGGCACACCCACCACTCGGCCTGGCACACCATGCACAACGTCATCTGCGGGGGGGCCGGCCTGCAGGACACCCACCTGGAGGCCGTCCAGGCGGCCGGCATCCCGGTGATGCTCATCCACGGCGTCAGGGACCCGGTGGTTCCCGTCGACTGCAGCCGCCATCTCAAAGCCAAGCTCCCTCAGGCGGAGCTCCGTCTCATGCCCGGGTGTGACCACGCCACCGTGGTCTCGGGTAGGGAAAGGGGATTCGCGGAGGAGCTCGCCGCGTTCtggtcagcagcagcaggatcATATTCATATCCACGAGGATGA
- the LOC120662210 gene encoding kinesin-like protein KIN-7J isoform X1, with protein sequence MAAGEERILVSVRLRPVNAREAERGDGSDWECAGPTTLMFRGNIPERAMFPATYTYDRVFNPECSTRQVYEEGAKQVALSVLTGINSSIFAYGQTSSGKTYTMVGITEHSMSDIYDYIDKHPEREFLLKFSAMEIYNEAVRDLLSPDATQLRLLDDPEKGTVVEKLTEETLRDKGHLLELLAVCEAQRQIGETALNETSSRSHQILRLTIESSAKQFMGRGNSSTLMACVNFVDLAGSERASQTQSAGMRLKEGSHINRSLLTLGKVIRQLSKGGNGHIPYRDSKLTRILQSSLGGNARTAIICTMSPAQCHIEQSRNTLLFANCAKNVVTNAQVNVVMSDKVLVKHLQRELARLENELKLPGSVSCSAHAEILREKDELIKQLEDQLKELMEQRDTVQSQLDNFRRVASDGNISDHTTRRWDEHNRSPDSLPRNVSEDLLSSSDTCEAIYEDQDDIGSKALDASHVCNDHHHDPEIPKGTSETHQQAMDEHSVPNLHQPRGHTSADSIEIYQANIMPSSELTEEHCKEVQYIETNKLRRSQAFLPADHDGTNIDEGKHGESMIDTTDSAIKLYTCDSDPSSDTEKPNNDESLALKRCVISSRDSVLTRSKSCRASFMVIPNSWFDDRSMDMKITTPGDIFKYAPIRPEKVRRSLYPENGDFRCDLSSDCSKASGRVTSDTVVDKNTCDDEEEGSINDLSCIPEVKEKIEECRTSQLEGNQYTITEDLSEMKNAEDVISAISVDSPSRWPINFEKKQKEIIELWHECNVSIVHRTYFFLLFKVDNADSIYLEVEHRRLSFIKGSFKAGFEASATITSSLRNLRHERDMLYRQMLKKLHLVERESLYTKWGIDLNSKQRRLQLSRRIWTQTDMEHVRESAGLVAKLVEHLEKGQVIKEMFGLSFTLNPRSDRRSFGWVGARS encoded by the exons atggcggcgggggaggagcggATCCTGGTGTCGGTGCGGCTGCGGCCGGTGAACGCCCGGGAGGCGgagcgcggcgacggctccgaCTGGGAGTGCGCCGGTCCGACCACGCTCATGTTCCGCGGCAACATCCCCGAGCGGGCCATGTTCCCCGCCACCTACACCTACG ACAGGGTGTTCAACCCGGAGTGCAGCACGCGGCAGGTGTACGAGGAAGGGGCCAAGCAGGTGGCCCTATCGGTGCTCACCGGCATCAACT CAAGCATATTTGCGTATGGTCAGACGAGCAGTGGGAAGACGTACACCATGGTCGGCATCACGGAGCATAGCATGTCAGACATCTACGACTACATTGACAag CATCCCGAGAGGGAGTTCCTCTTGAAATTCTCAGCGATGGAGATATACAATGAAGCAGTGAGGGATCTCTTGAGCCCCGACGCAACACAACTAAGACTTCTTGATGATCCAGAG AAAGGAACTGTGGTAGAGAAACTCACGGAGGAAACTCTTAGGGACAAAGGTCATCTCTTGGAGCTCCTTGCAGTGTGTGAAG CTCAAAGACAGATTGGGGAAACTGCTTTGAATGAAACAAGCTCCAGATCTCATCAGATACTCAGACTG ACCATCGAGAGTTCGGCAAAGCAGTTCATGGGACGAGGCAACTCAAGCACCCTTATGGCTTGTGTG AATTTTGTTGATTTAGCCGGAAGTGAGCGAGCCTCTCAGACGCAATCAGCTGGTATGAGGCTAAAGGAGGGCAGCCATATTAATAGAAGTCTGCTTACACTTGGAAAGGTCATTCGGCAACTCAG CAAGGGGGGCAATGGCCATATACCTTACAGAGATTCAAAACTCACTCGAATCCTACAGTCATCTTTGGGCGGCAACGCAAGAACTGCTATTATCTGCACCATGAGCCCAGCACAATGCCACATCGAGCAATCTAGGAACACACTTTTGTTCGCAAACTGTGCAAAAAATGTAGTTACTAATGCACAAGTTAATGTGGTAATGTCAGACAAGGTATTGGTGAAGCATCTTCAGAGAGAGCTTGCGAGGTTAGAGAACGAGCTGAAATTACCTGGATCAGTCTCTTGCAGCGCTCACGCTGAGATTTTGAGAGAGAAAGATGAACTGATTAAACAG CTGGAAGACCAGTTGAAGGAATTGATGGAGCAAAGAGACACCGTTCAATCTCAACTTGACAATTTTCGCAGGGTTGCAAGTGATGGAAATATCAGTGACCACACAACAAGGCGATGG GATGAACATAACCGGTCTCCGGACTCCCTTCCACGTAATGTGTCTGAAGACTTGCTTTCTTCTTCTGATACTTGTGAAGCAATCTATGAAGATCAAGACGATATTGGCTCAAAAGCACTTGATGCGTCACATGTTTGTAACGATCATCATCATGACCCAGAGATCCCCAAAGGAACAAGTGAGACACATCAGCAAGCAATGGATGAACATTCAGTGCCTAATTTGCATCAACCAAGAGGCCATACTTCTGCTGATAGCATAGAAATATATCAAGCAAACATCATGCCTTCATCTGAGCTAACTGAGGAGCATTGCAAGGAAGTCCAGTACATTGAGACAAATAAGCTCAGAAGGAGTCAGGCATTCTTACCTGCTGATCATGATGGCACAAACATTGATGAAGGGAAGCACGGTGAAAGCATGATAGACACAACAGACAGTGCCATCAAACTCTATACATGTGATTCTGACCCATCTTCTGATACTGAAAAACCTAACAATGACGAATCTTTGGCCCTGAAGAGGTGTGTTATAAGCTCCAGGGATAGTGTACTGACTAGAAGTAAAAGTTGCAGAGCTAGTTTCATGGTCATTCCAAATAGTTGGTTTGATGATCGTTCAATGGATATGAAAATAACAACACCAGGTGACATTTTCAAATATGCTCCTATAAGGCCAGAGAAGGTTAGGAGGAGCTTGTATCCTGAAAACGGTGACTTCCGATGTGATCTTTCATCAGACTGTTCTAAGGCCTCTGGAAGAGTTACATCTGACACAGTTGTAGACAAGAACACTTgcgatgatgaagaggaaggcTCCATCAATGACCTCAGCTGCATCCCAGAAGtgaaagagaagatagaggaGTGCCGTACATCCCAACTTGAGGGGAATCAG TATACTATTACTGAAGATCTTTCGGAGATGAAAAACGCCGAAGATGTTATATCGGCGATCAGTGTTGACTCTCCTTCACGGTGGCCTATTAATTTTGAGAAAAAACAGAAGGAAATCATTGAGTTATGGCATGAATGCAATGTCTCTATAGTACACAGGACatatttcttcctcctcttcaagGTCGATAACGCAGATAGTATCTACCTGGAAGTGGAGCATAGAAGATTGTCCTTCATTAAAGGCTCTTTCAAAGCTGGGTTTGAGGCCAGTGCTACCATTACATCAAG CCTAAGAAATCTTCGGCATGAAAGGGACATGCTGTACAGGCAAATGCTAAAAAAGCTCCATCTTGTAGAAAGAGAGAGCCTTTACACCAAGTGGGGGATCGATCTGAATTCTAAGCAGCGAAGGCTGCAGCTATCGCGGCGCATCTGGACACAGACTGACATGGAACATGTGAGGGAAAGCGCAGGTCTTGTCGCAAAGCTGGTAGAGCATCTGGAGAAGGGGCAGGTCATCAAGGAGATGTTTGGGTTGAGCTTCACACTGAACCCACGATCTGACCGGAGATCTTTCGGCTGGGTCGGTGCACGCTCCTAA
- the LOC120662210 gene encoding kinesin-like protein KIN-7J isoform X3 — translation MAAGEERILVSVRLRPVNAREAERGDGSDWECAGPTTLMFRGNIPERAMFPATYTYDRVFNPECSTRQVYEEGAKQVALSVLTGINSSIFAYGQTSSGKTYTMVGITEHSMSDIYDYIDKHPEREFLLKFSAMEIYNEAVRDLLSPDATQLRLLDDPEKGTVVEKLTEETLRDKGHLLELLAVCEAQRQIGETALNETSSRSHQILRLTIESSAKQFMGRGNSSTLMACVNFVDLAGSERASQTQSAGMRLKEGSHINRSLLTLGKVIRQLRVASDGNISDHTTRRWDEHNRSPDSLPRNVSEDLLSSSDTCEAIYEDQDDIGSKALDASHVCNDHHHDPEIPKGTSETHQQAMDEHSVPNLHQPRGHTSADSIEIYQANIMPSSELTEEHCKEVQYIETNKLRRSQAFLPADHDGTNIDEGKHGESMIDTTDSAIKLYTCDSDPSSDTEKPNNDESLALKRCVISSRDSVLTRSKSCRASFMVIPNSWFDDRSMDMKITTPGDIFKYAPIRPEKVRRSLYPENGDFRCDLSSDCSKASGRVTSDTVVDKNTCDDEEEGSINDLSCIPEVKEKIEECRTSQLEGNQYTITEDLSEMKNAEDVISAISVDSPSRWPINFEKKQKEIIELWHECNVSIVHRTYFFLLFKVDNADSIYLEVEHRRLSFIKGSFKAGFEASATITSSLRNLRHERDMLYRQMLKKLHLVERESLYTKWGIDLNSKQRRLQLSRRIWTQTDMEHVRESAGLVAKLVEHLEKGQVIKEMFGLSFTLNPRSDRRSFGWVGARS, via the exons atggcggcgggggaggagcggATCCTGGTGTCGGTGCGGCTGCGGCCGGTGAACGCCCGGGAGGCGgagcgcggcgacggctccgaCTGGGAGTGCGCCGGTCCGACCACGCTCATGTTCCGCGGCAACATCCCCGAGCGGGCCATGTTCCCCGCCACCTACACCTACG ACAGGGTGTTCAACCCGGAGTGCAGCACGCGGCAGGTGTACGAGGAAGGGGCCAAGCAGGTGGCCCTATCGGTGCTCACCGGCATCAACT CAAGCATATTTGCGTATGGTCAGACGAGCAGTGGGAAGACGTACACCATGGTCGGCATCACGGAGCATAGCATGTCAGACATCTACGACTACATTGACAag CATCCCGAGAGGGAGTTCCTCTTGAAATTCTCAGCGATGGAGATATACAATGAAGCAGTGAGGGATCTCTTGAGCCCCGACGCAACACAACTAAGACTTCTTGATGATCCAGAG AAAGGAACTGTGGTAGAGAAACTCACGGAGGAAACTCTTAGGGACAAAGGTCATCTCTTGGAGCTCCTTGCAGTGTGTGAAG CTCAAAGACAGATTGGGGAAACTGCTTTGAATGAAACAAGCTCCAGATCTCATCAGATACTCAGACTG ACCATCGAGAGTTCGGCAAAGCAGTTCATGGGACGAGGCAACTCAAGCACCCTTATGGCTTGTGTG AATTTTGTTGATTTAGCCGGAAGTGAGCGAGCCTCTCAGACGCAATCAGCTGGTATGAGGCTAAAGGAGGGCAGCCATATTAATAGAAGTCTGCTTACACTTGGAAAGGTCATTCGGCAACTCAG GGTTGCAAGTGATGGAAATATCAGTGACCACACAACAAGGCGATGG GATGAACATAACCGGTCTCCGGACTCCCTTCCACGTAATGTGTCTGAAGACTTGCTTTCTTCTTCTGATACTTGTGAAGCAATCTATGAAGATCAAGACGATATTGGCTCAAAAGCACTTGATGCGTCACATGTTTGTAACGATCATCATCATGACCCAGAGATCCCCAAAGGAACAAGTGAGACACATCAGCAAGCAATGGATGAACATTCAGTGCCTAATTTGCATCAACCAAGAGGCCATACTTCTGCTGATAGCATAGAAATATATCAAGCAAACATCATGCCTTCATCTGAGCTAACTGAGGAGCATTGCAAGGAAGTCCAGTACATTGAGACAAATAAGCTCAGAAGGAGTCAGGCATTCTTACCTGCTGATCATGATGGCACAAACATTGATGAAGGGAAGCACGGTGAAAGCATGATAGACACAACAGACAGTGCCATCAAACTCTATACATGTGATTCTGACCCATCTTCTGATACTGAAAAACCTAACAATGACGAATCTTTGGCCCTGAAGAGGTGTGTTATAAGCTCCAGGGATAGTGTACTGACTAGAAGTAAAAGTTGCAGAGCTAGTTTCATGGTCATTCCAAATAGTTGGTTTGATGATCGTTCAATGGATATGAAAATAACAACACCAGGTGACATTTTCAAATATGCTCCTATAAGGCCAGAGAAGGTTAGGAGGAGCTTGTATCCTGAAAACGGTGACTTCCGATGTGATCTTTCATCAGACTGTTCTAAGGCCTCTGGAAGAGTTACATCTGACACAGTTGTAGACAAGAACACTTgcgatgatgaagaggaaggcTCCATCAATGACCTCAGCTGCATCCCAGAAGtgaaagagaagatagaggaGTGCCGTACATCCCAACTTGAGGGGAATCAG TATACTATTACTGAAGATCTTTCGGAGATGAAAAACGCCGAAGATGTTATATCGGCGATCAGTGTTGACTCTCCTTCACGGTGGCCTATTAATTTTGAGAAAAAACAGAAGGAAATCATTGAGTTATGGCATGAATGCAATGTCTCTATAGTACACAGGACatatttcttcctcctcttcaagGTCGATAACGCAGATAGTATCTACCTGGAAGTGGAGCATAGAAGATTGTCCTTCATTAAAGGCTCTTTCAAAGCTGGGTTTGAGGCCAGTGCTACCATTACATCAAG CCTAAGAAATCTTCGGCATGAAAGGGACATGCTGTACAGGCAAATGCTAAAAAAGCTCCATCTTGTAGAAAGAGAGAGCCTTTACACCAAGTGGGGGATCGATCTGAATTCTAAGCAGCGAAGGCTGCAGCTATCGCGGCGCATCTGGACACAGACTGACATGGAACATGTGAGGGAAAGCGCAGGTCTTGTCGCAAAGCTGGTAGAGCATCTGGAGAAGGGGCAGGTCATCAAGGAGATGTTTGGGTTGAGCTTCACACTGAACCCACGATCTGACCGGAGATCTTTCGGCTGGGTCGGTGCACGCTCCTAA
- the LOC120662210 gene encoding kinesin-like protein KIN-7J isoform X2, which yields MAAGEERILVSVRLRPVNAREAERGDGSDWECAGPTTLMFRGNIPERAMFPATYTYDRVFNPECSTRQVYEEGAKQVALSVLTGINSSIFAYGQTSSGKTYTMVGITEHSMSDIYDYIDKHPEREFLLKFSAMEIYNEAVRDLLSPDATQLRLLDDPEKGTVVEKLTEETLRDKGHLLELLAVCEAQRQIGETALNETSSRSHQILRLTIESSAKQFMGRGNSSTLMACVNFVDLAGSERASQTQSAGMRLKEGSHINRSLLTLGKVIRQLSKGGNGHIPYRDSKLTRILQSSLGGNARTAIICTMSPAQCHIEQSRNTLLFANCAKNVVTNAQVNVVMSDKVLVKHLQRELARLENELKLPGSVSCSAHAEILREKDELIKQLEDQLKELMEQRDTVQSQLDNFRRVASDGNISDHTTRRWDEHNRSPDSLPRNVSEDLLSSSDTCEAIYEDQDDIGSKALDASHVCNDHHHDPEIPKGTSETHQQAMDEHSVPNLHQPRGHTSADSIEIYQANIMPSSELTEEHCKEVQYIETNKLRRSQAFLPADHDGTNIDEGKHGESMIDTTDSAIKLYTCDSDPSSDTEKPNNDESLALKRCVISSRDSVLTRSKSCRASFMVIPNSWFDDRSMDMKITTPGDIFKYAPIRPEKVRRSLYPENGDFRCDLSSDCSKASGRVTSDTVVDKNTCDDEEEGSINDLSCIPEVKEKIEECRTSQLEGNQYTITEDLSEMKNAEDVISAISVDSPSRWPINFEKKQKEIIELWHECNVSIVHRTYFFLLFKVDNADSIYLEVEHRRLSFIKGSFKAGFEASATITSRLCI from the exons atggcggcgggggaggagcggATCCTGGTGTCGGTGCGGCTGCGGCCGGTGAACGCCCGGGAGGCGgagcgcggcgacggctccgaCTGGGAGTGCGCCGGTCCGACCACGCTCATGTTCCGCGGCAACATCCCCGAGCGGGCCATGTTCCCCGCCACCTACACCTACG ACAGGGTGTTCAACCCGGAGTGCAGCACGCGGCAGGTGTACGAGGAAGGGGCCAAGCAGGTGGCCCTATCGGTGCTCACCGGCATCAACT CAAGCATATTTGCGTATGGTCAGACGAGCAGTGGGAAGACGTACACCATGGTCGGCATCACGGAGCATAGCATGTCAGACATCTACGACTACATTGACAag CATCCCGAGAGGGAGTTCCTCTTGAAATTCTCAGCGATGGAGATATACAATGAAGCAGTGAGGGATCTCTTGAGCCCCGACGCAACACAACTAAGACTTCTTGATGATCCAGAG AAAGGAACTGTGGTAGAGAAACTCACGGAGGAAACTCTTAGGGACAAAGGTCATCTCTTGGAGCTCCTTGCAGTGTGTGAAG CTCAAAGACAGATTGGGGAAACTGCTTTGAATGAAACAAGCTCCAGATCTCATCAGATACTCAGACTG ACCATCGAGAGTTCGGCAAAGCAGTTCATGGGACGAGGCAACTCAAGCACCCTTATGGCTTGTGTG AATTTTGTTGATTTAGCCGGAAGTGAGCGAGCCTCTCAGACGCAATCAGCTGGTATGAGGCTAAAGGAGGGCAGCCATATTAATAGAAGTCTGCTTACACTTGGAAAGGTCATTCGGCAACTCAG CAAGGGGGGCAATGGCCATATACCTTACAGAGATTCAAAACTCACTCGAATCCTACAGTCATCTTTGGGCGGCAACGCAAGAACTGCTATTATCTGCACCATGAGCCCAGCACAATGCCACATCGAGCAATCTAGGAACACACTTTTGTTCGCAAACTGTGCAAAAAATGTAGTTACTAATGCACAAGTTAATGTGGTAATGTCAGACAAGGTATTGGTGAAGCATCTTCAGAGAGAGCTTGCGAGGTTAGAGAACGAGCTGAAATTACCTGGATCAGTCTCTTGCAGCGCTCACGCTGAGATTTTGAGAGAGAAAGATGAACTGATTAAACAG CTGGAAGACCAGTTGAAGGAATTGATGGAGCAAAGAGACACCGTTCAATCTCAACTTGACAATTTTCGCAGGGTTGCAAGTGATGGAAATATCAGTGACCACACAACAAGGCGATGG GATGAACATAACCGGTCTCCGGACTCCCTTCCACGTAATGTGTCTGAAGACTTGCTTTCTTCTTCTGATACTTGTGAAGCAATCTATGAAGATCAAGACGATATTGGCTCAAAAGCACTTGATGCGTCACATGTTTGTAACGATCATCATCATGACCCAGAGATCCCCAAAGGAACAAGTGAGACACATCAGCAAGCAATGGATGAACATTCAGTGCCTAATTTGCATCAACCAAGAGGCCATACTTCTGCTGATAGCATAGAAATATATCAAGCAAACATCATGCCTTCATCTGAGCTAACTGAGGAGCATTGCAAGGAAGTCCAGTACATTGAGACAAATAAGCTCAGAAGGAGTCAGGCATTCTTACCTGCTGATCATGATGGCACAAACATTGATGAAGGGAAGCACGGTGAAAGCATGATAGACACAACAGACAGTGCCATCAAACTCTATACATGTGATTCTGACCCATCTTCTGATACTGAAAAACCTAACAATGACGAATCTTTGGCCCTGAAGAGGTGTGTTATAAGCTCCAGGGATAGTGTACTGACTAGAAGTAAAAGTTGCAGAGCTAGTTTCATGGTCATTCCAAATAGTTGGTTTGATGATCGTTCAATGGATATGAAAATAACAACACCAGGTGACATTTTCAAATATGCTCCTATAAGGCCAGAGAAGGTTAGGAGGAGCTTGTATCCTGAAAACGGTGACTTCCGATGTGATCTTTCATCAGACTGTTCTAAGGCCTCTGGAAGAGTTACATCTGACACAGTTGTAGACAAGAACACTTgcgatgatgaagaggaaggcTCCATCAATGACCTCAGCTGCATCCCAGAAGtgaaagagaagatagaggaGTGCCGTACATCCCAACTTGAGGGGAATCAG TATACTATTACTGAAGATCTTTCGGAGATGAAAAACGCCGAAGATGTTATATCGGCGATCAGTGTTGACTCTCCTTCACGGTGGCCTATTAATTTTGAGAAAAAACAGAAGGAAATCATTGAGTTATGGCATGAATGCAATGTCTCTATAGTACACAGGACatatttcttcctcctcttcaagGTCGATAACGCAGATAGTATCTACCTGGAAGTGGAGCATAGAAGATTGTCCTTCATTAAAGGCTCTTTCAAAGCTGGGTTTGAGGCCAGTGCTACCATTACATCAAG GTTGTGTATATAA
- the LOC120662214 gene encoding uncharacterized protein LOC120662214, whose product MAESTRGSGRHVFGDLTNVLRKRPAPSDLEKSMGGIKIRRFEKDAGTWREFDEYAKNSSRGKGIVYGHLFDGVAKENLERPSIFRDSKVQHMAAEAAGLLSKEDSDLQNCRASIDPFDLSDKEQDSSLESEGDYDEDDDEMDGELPGHFIGSELASKTAANDSECLTQEEIVGSSGNQKPLCSLEFTAGGDMPSFSVQHVSMRTNGSEAAVPTKSCACSFCLKAASMWTDLHYQDARSRLSVLKKSIKFARLLEAKSKGNEYAASVAGYKSKRAVEMEFELSQQWRSLFLYTENALVRESTQLHSAFVKLKELRENCKTDLEMVSSSLGK is encoded by the exons ATGGCGGAAAGCACTCGTGGTAGTGGTCGCCATGTGTTTGGGGACTTGACAAATGTCCTTCGCAAGAGACCTGCCCCATCAGACCTGGAGAAGAGTATGGGTGGAATAAAGATTAGACGGTTTGAAAAGGACGCTGGGACTTGGAGAGAGTTTGATGAATATGCGAAAAACAGCAGCAGAGGGAAAGGAATTGTATATGGACATTTGTTTGATGGTGTTGCCAAAGAGAACCTCGAAAGGCCTTCTATTTTTCGGGACTCTAAGGTCCAGCACATGGCTGCTGAAGCAGCTGGGCTGTTATCCAAGGAGGACAGTGACTTGCAGAACTGTCGTGCATCAATAGATCCATTTGATCTCAGTGATAAGGAGCAGGATTCTTCGCTGGAATCTGAAGGTGActatgatgaagatgatgatgagatGGATGGTGAGTTGCCAGGCCATTTTATCGGCTCTGAGCTAGCTAGTAAAACAGCTGCTAATGACAGCGAGTGTCTGACTCAAGAAGAGATAGTTGGATCATCAGGAAATCAGAAGCCTCTGTGTTCATTGGAATTTACGGCAGGCGGTGACATGCCAAGTTTTAGTGTTCAGCACGTTTCAATGAGAACTAATGGCTCAGAAGCAGCTGTCCCCACAAAGTCTTGTGCTTGTTCGTTCTGTCTTAAGG CTGCCTCTATGTGGACAGATCTCCATTATCAGGATGCAAGAAGCCGACTTTCTG TATTGAAGAAAAGCATAAAGTTTGCTAGGTTGTTGGAGGCAAAAAGCAAAGGCAATGAATATGCTGCCAGTGTAGCCGGCTACAAGTCAAAACGAGCTGTTGAGATGGAGTTTGAACTATCTCAACAATGGAGATCACTCTTTCTTTATACAGAGAATGCCCTTGTTCGCGAGTCAACACAGCTT CATTCAGCTTTTGTGAAGTTAAAGGAATTGAGAGAGAACTGCAAGACAGATCTTGAGATGGTAAGCAGTTCACTGGGAAAATGA